A genomic window from Silene latifolia isolate original U9 population chromosome Y, ASM4854445v1, whole genome shotgun sequence includes:
- the LOC141632847 gene encoding uncharacterized protein LOC141632847: protein MVGQVDLPVNLLKFPMEGFEVIVGMDWLGKYDANIDYRQKRLSLKGAKGAKVSYRGFVVKPKMKLMAVMTLNCCLRNNCPLILCHVWDTHMEEPSAADIPAVSEFGDVFPNEIPGLPSKRDIDFSVELKPGTGPISKARCRMGPKDLEELKKQLKELLNKGYIRPSVSP from the coding sequence ATGGTTGGGCAAGTTGACTTACCAGTCAATTTGTTAAAGTTTCCTATGGAGGGGTTTGAGGttatagtcgggatggattggttgggtaagtacgaTGCTAATATAGATTATCGACAGAAAAGATTATCTTTAAAGGGGGCTAAGGGAGCCAAAGTGTCGTATAGGGGGTTTGTTGTAAAGCCCAAGATGAAGTTGATGGCAGTGATGACCTTAAACTGCTGTTTGAGAAATAATTGTCCTTTAATCCTTTGCCATGTGTGGGATACTCATATGGAAGAGCCATCAGCAGCAGATATACCAGCGGTTAGTGAGTTCGGGGATGTTTTTCCGAATGAGATACCAGGGTTACCTTCTAAGAGGGACATCGACTTTAGTGTTGAGCttaaaccagggacgggacctaTATCTAAGGCTCGATGCCGCATGGGACCTAAGGATTTggaggagttgaaaaagcagCTTAAAGAGTTATTGAACAAGGGGTACattcgacctagtgtatcacccTAG